One genomic segment of Gottschalkia acidurici 9a includes these proteins:
- a CDS encoding uroporphyrinogen decarboxylase family protein yields MHKDDQMTPNERLTAFMTGKPMDRILSMPVTCSMSGLALGMTHKEKRSTALNEAKAQIACYERFGSDLTLIEYGLHGVGIALGSQMSDPEDAVPSVIKNALDDLNDVDKLDMSKLELKNDKSFQLHLEAANILIDRLGKEVPTGVLISGPFTAAASVYGTEKLLKATRKNPEKLHQLIKFCNDGLKMICREFIKAGCIILLCDPIASGTILHRKQYLEFVLPYTIDLVKDIHSAEGMICYHICGDTTSIVGDMVKSGCDMVSIDNRVDLEYTKQVIGDKVPILGNIDPVEVLTLGSTKDVDLAVKKCIQKGYDSPCGYILASGCDLSGNVPLENIDQFMTSARKYGKWPLDPRNFL; encoded by the coding sequence ATGCATAAAGATGATCAAATGACACCGAATGAACGATTAACTGCATTTATGACAGGAAAACCTATGGATAGAATACTATCTATGCCAGTCACTTGCTCTATGTCAGGGCTAGCACTAGGAATGACTCATAAAGAAAAGAGAAGTACGGCTCTAAACGAAGCAAAAGCTCAGATTGCCTGTTACGAAAGGTTTGGAAGTGACTTAACTCTTATTGAATATGGATTACATGGTGTAGGTATAGCTTTGGGTAGTCAAATGAGTGATCCCGAAGATGCAGTGCCATCAGTTATAAAAAATGCTTTAGATGACTTAAATGATGTGGATAAGTTAGATATGTCTAAGTTAGAACTGAAAAATGATAAATCATTTCAATTACATTTGGAAGCTGCCAATATATTGATAGATAGATTAGGAAAAGAAGTTCCAACTGGAGTTTTAATATCAGGGCCTTTCACTGCTGCTGCAAGCGTGTATGGAACAGAAAAATTATTAAAGGCAACTAGGAAAAATCCTGAAAAATTGCATCAGCTGATTAAATTCTGTAATGATGGATTGAAAATGATTTGCAGGGAATTTATAAAGGCAGGCTGTATTATATTGCTATGTGATCCAATTGCATCCGGAACAATTCTTCATCGAAAACAATACTTAGAATTTGTTTTACCATATACTATAGATTTAGTTAAAGATATTCATAGTGCAGAAGGAATGATTTGCTACCATATCTGCGGGGATACAACATCAATCGTAGGAGATATGGTGAAATCAGGATGTGATATGGTTAGTATTGATAATAGAGTAGACTTAGAATATACAAAGCAAGTGATAGGAGATAAAGTTCCTATTCTTGGGAACATAGATCCAGTAGAAGTATTAACCCTTGGAAGCACTAAAGATGTGGACTTAGCGGTAAAAAAATGTATTCAAAAGGGATATGATAGTCCTTGTGGATATATCCTGGCATCAGGATGTGACCTTTCAGGAAATGTTCCTTTAGAGAATATTGATCAATTTATGACTTCTGCTAGAAAATATGGAAAGTGGCCATTAGATCCGAGAAACTTTTTATAG
- a CDS encoding corrinoid protein, whose product MSKEKLFNDIKESVIEMEEEEVLDLCKEALDKGIPAYEIITDGLIKGMDEVSRLFEEEEYFLPEVLICSDAFNGGLDIVKPYLDKNSGEKPIKIVMGVVEGDTHDIGKNLVKIMMESAGFEVHDLGRDVPLDKFIETAEEIEADIIGMSTLMTTTMDGMKTVIDKLSEKGIRDKYKVMIGGGPISQHFANMIGADLYTSDASEAARKAKELVLVAQ is encoded by the coding sequence ATGTCAAAAGAAAAATTGTTTAATGATATAAAAGAATCAGTAATAGAAATGGAAGAGGAGGAAGTATTAGATCTTTGTAAAGAAGCTCTTGATAAAGGCATACCAGCATATGAAATAATAACAGATGGACTAATAAAAGGAATGGACGAGGTAAGTAGACTTTTCGAGGAAGAAGAATATTTCCTTCCAGAGGTTTTAATATGCTCAGATGCATTTAACGGTGGATTAGATATAGTAAAGCCATATCTTGATAAAAACAGCGGAGAAAAGCCTATAAAGATAGTAATGGGAGTTGTGGAAGGTGACACTCATGATATTGGAAAAAATCTTGTGAAAATAATGATGGAATCGGCAGGTTTTGAAGTGCATGATCTTGGAAGGGACGTTCCGCTTGATAAATTCATAGAAACTGCAGAAGAAATAGAAGCGGATATAATTGGTATGTCAACATTAATGACTACAACAATGGATGGTATGAAAACTGTAATAGACAAGCTAAGCGAAAAAGGTATAAGAGACAAGTATAAAGTAATGATTGGAGGGGGACCTATATCTCAACACTTTGCTAACATGATAGGTGCTGATCTTTATACTAGTGATGCAAGTGAAGCAGCAAGAAAAGCAAAGGAATTAGTACTTGTCGCACAATAG